A section of the Engystomops pustulosus chromosome 3, aEngPut4.maternal, whole genome shotgun sequence genome encodes:
- the TAF1A gene encoding TATA box-binding protein-associated factor RNA polymerase I subunit A: METETVVEENEDNGGALPVIDKTMETETAVEENEDFGISLPILHRTKGPLKSCYVTADLCLRLIHEAMRKKQWEKASGLLSSYFQTLESRHTTRQQMAPEIIWRLGSEILLNHPKCTRGDINVFHEAMKNIGLRNYLGVSLEQVYHSLCNGDYDEAYRVLSLAESWRCGRLAVRQKPNQRLVQGYRAALNYRSWVNRRASSSRADGQSQLSGAQAVGSHYRQATVTFQEIIKLPGLWDPFVLSYVDLLESSGEREEAEKVLKAYASNPKNPPNPNAHVFHYEFKKRNTASDEELKKVLAPLYSMTPSHTLMVNYSYLLSTSSSAEDVKMALKVLFDLLDFSGWKNNLKAWSFLAKEIKKALHNDHKDWVLEYWEPRSSWWSPYHFTKLHAKRDWKENVDLALKKALVAGMLLGLSCPYLLSVCKSGKDEERRPLRNIIKTVQKNNCAKKF, encoded by the exons ATGG AAACTGAAACAGTCGTGGAAGAAAATGAAGACAATGGCGGCGCTCTTCCTGTGATAGATAAAACTATGG AAACTGAAACGGCCGTTGAAGAGAATGAAGACTTTGGGATCTCTCTTCCTATACTGCATAGGACTAAAG gACCCTTGAAGAGCTGCTACGTGACGGCGGACCTGTGTCTCCGGCTCATACACGAAGCCATGCGTAAGAAGCAGTGGGAGAAGGCGTCGGGACTGCTCAGCAGCTACTTCCAGACACTGGAGAGTCGACACACTACTAGACAGCAGATGGCGCCAGAG attATTTGGAGGTTAGGAAGTGAGATTCTATTAAATCATCCAAAATGCACAAGAGGAGACATCAATGTATTCCACGAAGCCATGAAGAACATCGGCCTGAGGAACTATCTGGGG GTGTCCCTGGAGCAGGTCTATCACTCGCTGTGTAATGGTGATTATGATGAGGCGTACCGGGTGCTGTCTCTGGCTGAGAGCTGGAGATGTGGGAGACTCGCTGTCAGGCAGAAGCCTAACCAACGGCTGGTGCAGGGGTATAGAGCCGCCCTGAATTACCGCTCCTGGGTGAATAGGAGAGCGTCCAGTAGCAGAGCAG ACGGTCAGTCACAGTTGTCCGGAGCTCAGGCCGTGGGCAGTCACTACAGACAGGCCACCGTCACCTTCCAGGAGATCATCAAGTTACCCGGATTGTGGGACCCCTTTGTGCTCAGCTATGTGGAT cttcttgaaTCTTCTGGGGAGAGGGAAGAAGCGGAGAAGGTTCTGAAGGCCTACGCTTCTAATCCCAAGAACCCGCCCAACCCTAACGCCCATGTATTCCATTACGAGTTCAAGAAGAGGAACACAGCGTCAGATGAGGAGCTGAAGAAAGTGCTTGCG CCTTTATATTCCATGACTCCATCACACACGCTCATGGTGAACTACAGCTACCTGCTCTCCACTTCCA GTTCTGCAGAGGATGTGAAGATGGCTTTGAAGGTCTTGTTTGATCTCTTGGATTTTTCCGGATGGAAGAATAATTTGAAAGCTTGGAGTTTTTTGGCAAAGGAAATAAAGAAAGCTCTGCACAA TGATCACAAGGATTGGGTCCTGGAGTACTGGGAGCCCCGGAGCAGCTGGTGGAGCCCTTACCACTTCACAAAGCTTCACGCCAAGAGAGACTGGAAGGAGAACGTCGACCTAGCCTTGAAGAAGGCTCTAGTGGCGGGAATGCTGCTGGGACTGA GTTGCCCCTATTTGCTATCGGTCTGTAAATCGGGGAAGGACGAGGAGCGGAGGCCCTTGCGAAATATCATAAAGACTGTCCAGAAGAACAACTGcgccaaaaagttttaa